The Mycolicibacterium mageritense genome contains a region encoding:
- a CDS encoding LacI family DNA-binding transcriptional regulator — protein sequence MGKSKQATLQSIADDLGLHVSTVARVLNGMREGERAASGATAERIRRRAAEVNYRPNPHAASLRTKRTNLVGVLVPRLSDVVLATVYEGIESAAAQRGLTAFVANTQDEPAGQRKRIEMMLDRRVDGLILGDARADDHTVLEELTRREVPFVLVNRSVAGYPAATCDNYLGGRLAAEHLLELGHRRVGVIAGLAHASTGIDRPAGFVDRFREAGIDVPAENIVYSGLDSHGGHCAADRMLAAESPPTALFAVNDFAAIGAAGSIRKHGLRVGEDVSLIGFNNIALTAEMHVPLTSIESHAFDMGRDAVELLAGVLSGAPPQQRRTKPVLVARASTCEASLSRLT from the coding sequence GTGGGCAAGTCGAAACAAGCAACGCTGCAGTCGATCGCCGACGACCTCGGCCTGCACGTCTCGACCGTCGCGCGCGTGCTCAACGGCATGCGGGAGGGGGAGCGCGCCGCGTCCGGTGCCACCGCGGAACGCATCCGCCGACGTGCGGCGGAGGTGAACTACCGGCCGAATCCACATGCGGCGAGCTTGCGCACCAAACGCACCAACCTGGTGGGCGTGCTGGTTCCCCGACTGAGCGACGTCGTGCTGGCCACGGTGTACGAGGGCATCGAATCCGCTGCGGCCCAGCGGGGTTTGACGGCGTTCGTGGCAAACACGCAAGACGAGCCGGCCGGCCAGCGTAAGCGCATCGAGATGATGCTCGACCGGCGGGTCGACGGGCTCATCCTCGGCGACGCGCGGGCCGACGACCACACGGTGCTGGAGGAGCTGACCCGGCGCGAGGTGCCGTTCGTGCTCGTGAACCGCAGTGTCGCAGGCTATCCCGCCGCGACGTGCGACAACTACCTGGGCGGCCGTCTGGCGGCCGAGCACCTCCTCGAGCTGGGCCACCGCCGGGTGGGTGTGATCGCGGGGCTCGCACATGCAAGCACCGGAATCGACCGGCCCGCAGGCTTTGTCGATCGCTTTCGCGAGGCCGGTATCGACGTGCCTGCGGAGAACATCGTGTACTCGGGGCTCGACAGCCACGGCGGGCACTGCGCCGCGGACCGCATGCTCGCCGCGGAGTCGCCGCCGACCGCCTTGTTCGCGGTGAACGACTTCGCCGCGATCGGCGCGGCGGGCTCGATTCGCAAGCACGGCTTGCGGGTGGGCGAGGACGTGTCGCTCATCGGCTTCAACAACATCGCCCTTACCGCGGAGATGCACGTTCCGCTGACGTCGATCGAATCGCATGCGTTCGACATGGGCCGCGATGCGGTCGAACTGTTGGCCGGCGTTCTCTCGGGCGCGCCGCCGCAGCAACGGCGGACGAAGCCCGTCCTGGTGGCGCGGGCGTCGACGTGCGAGGCGTCGCTGTCACGATTGACGTGA
- a CDS encoding dihydrofolate reductase family protein produces the protein MTATYTFDVFMSLDGYGGVNGGDWGGYWGKQGPQLLEHRLALFDEKQRMVFGANTYRLFAEMMAASTDESEVRDPWVTRMRDMPATVVSTTLREPLDWPDATVVSGDAVDVVARLKAESDVPLRSHGSLSMNRALMAAGLVDYVQVTLFPVITGQTGDDPIFQGAADFDLELIENRTLDGRTQELIYRPSVHVSAR, from the coding sequence ATGACCGCCACCTACACCTTCGACGTTTTCATGAGCCTCGACGGCTACGGCGGTGTCAACGGCGGCGACTGGGGCGGCTACTGGGGTAAGCAGGGCCCGCAGCTGCTCGAGCACCGGCTGGCCCTGTTCGACGAGAAGCAACGGATGGTGTTCGGAGCCAACACGTATCGGCTGTTCGCCGAGATGATGGCAGCCAGCACCGACGAGTCCGAGGTGCGCGATCCGTGGGTCACCCGGATGCGGGACATGCCGGCGACGGTGGTCTCGACGACGCTGCGGGAACCCCTCGACTGGCCGGACGCGACCGTCGTGAGCGGTGATGCCGTCGACGTCGTGGCCCGGCTCAAGGCGGAGTCCGACGTGCCGTTGCGCTCGCACGGCAGCCTGTCGATGAACCGCGCGTTGATGGCGGCCGGTCTCGTCGATTACGTGCAGGTGACACTCTTTCCGGTCATCACCGGGCAGACCGGTGACGACCCGATCTTCCAGGGTGCGGCCGACTTCGACCTCGAGCTGATCGAGAACCGGACGCTCGACGGCCGCACTCAGGAGCTCATCTACCGGCCCAGCGTGCACGTGTCGGCGCGCTAG
- a CDS encoding nitrilase family protein, producing the protein MPDQNASAESHRYSPARVAVVQFNPQVGVDNLKANSEAVYERLNRAVTEGANLIVLPELATTGYTFESREEAYAHAEQVPSGATVAGWVDFAAAHDVYIVGCLPELDGVELFDTAVLVGPEGYLGKYRKTHLWNEEKLFFSPGNLGFPVFPTRIGRIGLLVCWDIWFPETARIVAQQGADIICIPTGWVWTPPPLYDASGTCMAAYLTMTAAHVNNVFIATADRIGTERTSGFMGNSLIAGTNGWPIDRIAGPDEDTILYADIDITASRGAPIWNQFNDLHRDRRTDLYDQLLGYRGGPALPR; encoded by the coding sequence ATGCCTGATCAGAACGCCTCCGCTGAATCTCACCGGTACAGCCCCGCACGGGTGGCCGTCGTGCAGTTCAACCCCCAGGTCGGGGTGGACAACCTCAAGGCCAACTCCGAGGCGGTCTACGAGCGCCTGAACAGGGCGGTAACTGAAGGCGCCAACCTCATCGTGCTCCCGGAGCTGGCGACCACGGGCTACACCTTCGAATCGCGCGAGGAGGCCTACGCCCACGCCGAGCAGGTGCCGTCGGGCGCGACCGTCGCCGGCTGGGTCGACTTCGCGGCCGCGCACGACGTGTACATCGTCGGATGCCTGCCCGAACTCGACGGTGTCGAACTCTTCGACACCGCAGTCCTGGTCGGCCCGGAGGGCTACCTCGGCAAGTACCGCAAGACGCACCTGTGGAACGAGGAGAAACTGTTCTTCTCGCCCGGCAACCTCGGTTTTCCGGTGTTCCCCACCCGGATCGGCAGGATCGGGCTGTTGGTGTGCTGGGACATCTGGTTCCCCGAGACCGCCCGGATCGTCGCACAGCAGGGTGCGGACATCATCTGCATCCCGACCGGCTGGGTGTGGACGCCACCGCCGCTGTACGACGCGAGCGGCACCTGCATGGCCGCGTACCTCACGATGACGGCCGCCCACGTCAACAACGTCTTCATCGCCACCGCCGACCGCATCGGCACCGAACGGACGTCGGGCTTCATGGGAAACTCGCTGATCGCCGGGACCAACGGCTGGCCGATCGACCGCATCGCCGGACCGGACGAGGACACGATCCTCTATGCCGACATCGACATCACCGCCTCACGCGGCGCGCCGATCTGGAACCAGTTCAACGATCTGCACCGCGACCGCCGCACCGATCTCTACGACCAGCTCCTCGGCTACCGCGGCGGCCCGGCGCTGCCCCGGTAA
- a CDS encoding Rv2578c family radical SAM protein, producing the protein MRWDGQAVGVDDGALPGLQRVGFVRSVRSPQFEGITFHEVLCKSALNKVPAASMLPFRYTVNGYRGCSHACRYCFARPTHEYLDLDCGTDFDTQIVVKTNVADVLRRELRRRSWTHETVALGTNTDPYQRAEGRYALMPGIIGALADSYTPFSILTKGTLLRRDLPQIEDAARRVNVSVAVSLAIGDPDLHHAVEPGTPTPQARLALIAAIREAGLDCHVMVAPVLPYLTDSVEHLDGLLARIAEAGATSVTVFGLHLRGTTRGWFMSWLQREHPELLSSYQRLYRRGAYLPAEYRDMLRDRVRPLVRKHGLAGAPRMAATAPPPVAPTPVQATLF; encoded by the coding sequence ATGCGGTGGGACGGTCAGGCTGTCGGCGTGGACGACGGCGCGTTACCCGGCCTGCAGCGCGTCGGTTTCGTTCGTAGCGTGCGGTCCCCGCAGTTCGAGGGCATCACGTTCCACGAGGTGCTCTGCAAATCGGCGCTCAACAAGGTGCCTGCCGCGTCCATGCTGCCGTTCCGGTACACGGTCAACGGCTACCGGGGGTGCAGTCACGCGTGCCGGTACTGCTTCGCGCGTCCCACCCACGAATACCTCGATCTGGATTGCGGCACGGATTTCGACACCCAGATCGTGGTGAAGACCAACGTGGCGGACGTGCTGCGCCGCGAACTGCGGCGCCGCTCGTGGACGCACGAGACGGTCGCGCTCGGCACCAACACCGATCCCTATCAACGCGCCGAGGGGCGGTATGCGTTGATGCCCGGAATCATTGGCGCACTGGCTGACTCGTACACGCCGTTCTCGATTCTGACCAAAGGCACGCTGCTGCGGCGCGATCTACCGCAGATCGAGGACGCGGCCCGGCGCGTGAACGTGAGTGTGGCGGTGTCGCTGGCCATCGGGGATCCGGACCTGCATCATGCGGTCGAACCGGGGACGCCGACGCCGCAGGCCCGGCTCGCGCTCATCGCCGCGATCCGCGAAGCGGGCCTGGACTGCCACGTCATGGTCGCGCCGGTGTTGCCGTATCTGACCGATTCCGTCGAGCATCTCGACGGGTTGCTGGCCCGCATCGCCGAGGCAGGGGCCACCAGTGTGACGGTGTTCGGTCTGCACCTGCGGGGGACGACGCGCGGCTGGTTCATGTCGTGGCTGCAACGCGAACATCCGGAGCTGCTGAGCAGCTATCAACGGCTGTACCGCCGCGGCGCGTACCTGCCCGCCGAATACCGCGACATGCTGCGCGACCGGGTCCGGCCGCTCGTGCGCAAGCACGGTTTGGCGGGAGCGCCACGAATGGCGGCAACCGCTCCGCCGCCGGTGGCGCCGACCCCGGTGCAGGCCACCCTGTTCTGA